From Oreochromis aureus strain Israel breed Guangdong linkage group 4, ZZ_aureus, whole genome shotgun sequence, a single genomic window includes:
- the LOC116314603 gene encoding uncharacterized protein LOC116314603 → MCSDTIKQSQTKHHRHLQWIKDSRVVKMMAFLLTEWRHVAALVSIFWLAAAEDNPKIELKTSPNITAQLGQNVTLPCEANLDSSKIGDLSWLFLTKKQHICKYAKENTALLESNCEVINGTSLILKLINVSPADQGVYMCKLRSMKGPSENTSTVTVQESSTSSPEDNSTTLAQLASAKTQETTSGSGNLVQLMYIMVGIIIVNLIMYC, encoded by the exons ATGTGCTCTGACACCATAAAACAGAGTCAAACTAAACACCACAGACATCTACAGTGGATCAAAGACAGCAGGGTG GTTAAAATGATGGCTTTCTTACTTACTGAATGGAGACACGTTGCTGCCTTGGTTTCTATTTTCTGGCTAGCTGCAGCAGAAG ACAACCCAAAAATAGAGTTGAAGACTTCGCCCAATATCACAGCACAGCTTGGACAAAATGTGACACTGCCATGTGAAGCCAACTTAGACTCATCAAAAATTGGGGACTTGTCCTGGCTATTTCTTACTAAAAAACAACATATTTGTAAATATGCAAAGGAAAACACTGCATTGCTTGAGAGCAACTGTGAAGTAATAAATGGGACTTCACTAATCCTGAAACTCATCAATGTAAGCCCAGCTGATCAGGGAGTATACATGTGCAAGCTACGCTCCATGAAGGGACCAAGCGAGAATACCTCTACTGTTACAGTCCAAG AGTCTTCCACAAGTTCTCCAGAGGACAACTCCACGACTCTTGCTCAACTGGCATCTGCTAAAACTCAGGAAACAACTTCAGGGTCAGGAAATTTGGTGCAGTTGATGTATATAATGGTGGGAATCATCATAGTGAATCTTATTATGTATTGTTAA